A single genomic interval of Lucilia cuprina isolate Lc7/37 chromosome 2, ASM2204524v1, whole genome shotgun sequence harbors:
- the LOC111687875 gene encoding putative leucine-rich repeat-containing protein DDB_G0290503 isoform X2, with amino-acid sequence MHHLYPSLKGDQLCPLGFHPQTRYPTRCKRCFRDYKEHGGRRGADDVAASSPNLSDGFNSRPSSRTWTSTQNLSSINGSSNDIELKKRPQSWASTPDIDEVDDSARGSSRSGGKSTDDNNVDVTLKLPVPPRRHTTTLDIKEVENSLSQNSSASSSSKNIPDDLVILSTDSLAERVRKMNLLKKQRSQNSRESSRERSVPRKQEQENNDADAKPPPDRPERTKAIPTSNSSSSTTDATKHLSLPPKKTSSSNTSSSTSNHTRPTSAPVSETHSALPPTPPKTIPTKLKTTSSTSNTTTSPATSSSAARKKESERQKAAQDVQFMLNIKENSFNNKKQNLDNMSLTTETPYAGHQMDREHLEEMATLRKELEAMKARAEKAEREKSDILLRRLASMETAPNRTAASEAIMLQQKVNELKEQLEKITEEKRKLNTRMKELENNPKSAEHELRRKLQAAEQICEELMEENQEAKKEILNLQAEMDELQDTFRDDEVKAKTSLQKDLEKTTKNCRILSFKLKKCERKIETLEQERQNNGNLELNARIKQLEDELRFSQELTKKLQAEAEDLRNPGKKKAPMLGVLGKSTSADARFTRESLTRGGSQEDPQQLLRDLQDSVERESDLKDQLKFAEEEINKLKTHVTKSFINKGIQTQDNCEILKFPRSTQTDSVEEIPPVDIENNLEECGVFSNTNLKEDNIEMNDKCVQTESFIKLSESCDESTQTLDSIELKSSPKNNEDTINMPDIFMRCHKRENSPFAAILPSVSSRPSSSSVLFPSLISNALKSGAGAARKLSPTPHRLAPEVQAERDEGISDEDDPAELRILLELNEQEASILRHKVEELEKQNSESKKQVRELQDKLTTSADKRNTLGSWGNNASEKRLKALNDELEQLRKNISEKDKHIERLQAAAAAQTGANAKRQIDMAEQEATALRSKVTALEAENERVQKEVKRLQLQALRKQSSTEKNGNTVELAKLKENLASVEEERNNLQDKLKRIFQEAEEKLPPRTIVRITDLTPKNQLKKWVEELDDEISEMRAIVAKTGAHTIKSLESEKKTLEEELREYKTKLTQAETDLQKLKSTNTPKVQDLEKQLKKTEEESKQLNSKIKELEDKIKKQDNLIKKTETSKSSLEQQIKTEKEKLSKLEKDYEKERKEREKLEGKLTQKESELTQARKAADKTKTSLENEIKELKTKSSKSDTKQVQELKKQLEELHETLDHEAKRYNELNAQWEKMSEETILMRAQLSTEKNNLQTELNNAKQKISELETIRVNRSELAKKLNDAQKKIQELETKTLKNGHSEYEKTMLQNKLDEKIQEYERLRRENEMNIDLVFQLRKDNDELNRKLSDFNRIEQAQSSINGHSASLENEIKSLKIKLENSEMQLKSEVASTRLRYEQQVKTLSGELTSMHRQCERFKKDRDAFKQMLESAQKKIGDLKANNAGRQSRGSMHSSDEDDKSKIAYLEQQIGCLEDQLVEARLEASKVKTELVSERSANEIKISEMQSKLNEFEEERVIGSGRTKIPGMKTKLELSWQKEREDQQRLLQETSTLARDLRQTLFEVERERDKERLEAKRRQDQLKRTNEEEMEEGRRKIAELQCDLLELRDVHAKLRTSNEKLRRERERYEKELIKRRMEQEGGDRKLGALLHTVDELVKMAPDLMGGRVPATPNDLRPEPISPKRSRSPSPSMNTSHIGSVLARLAEASEELRKFQRINEEEHERNRMRRGNLRRAASQENDPHGSQSSVASASGSHRNGSKLSRSGHNGSLIRKSLSLDHSIQQDQNIWRQDDGSISSMQSIDSELGGMVRDSSYDSRLDSRLSGGSTQSDIPRGPRKKKKGLMGKLRSLTKSGRNSESEISIQGSDSDISVASDMRASKKDLRGRLSGMFKRSGSTSRSGSTERMSSEQRPVAVVVVGDADGPQPRDPPPANAMTPKPIRSISKPPTPTTPVTRRRVAKQ; translated from the exons AGTTAAAAAAGCGCCCGCAATCATGGGCTTCTACGCCCGATATAGACGAAGTCGATGACAGTGCCAGAGGCAGTTCACGTTCAGGCGGCAAATCAACAGATGACAACAATGTAGATGTTACTCTAAAGTTGCCAGTTCCACCGAGGCGACATACAACAACGTTAGACATAAAAGAG GTTGAAAATTCATTGTCGCAGAATTCTTCAGCATCGTCGTCTTCGAAAAATATTCCAGATGACTTGGTCATTCTCTCCACAGACAGTTTAGCTGAACGGGTGAGAAAAatgaatttgttgaaaaaacaaCGCAGTCAAAATTCCAGAGAATCAAGTCGTGAACGATCTGTGCCTAGAAAACAGGAACA GGAAAATAATGATGCAGATGCTAAACCTCCTCCAGATCGACCTGAACGTACAAAAGCAATACCAACATCAAATTCTTCAAGTAGCACTACAGATGCCACAAAACATCTATCATTGCCACCAAAGAAAACTTCAAGTTCAAACACGTCTAGTTCCACATCAAACCATACTCGCCCAACTTCCGCACCTGTCAGTGAAACCCATTCAGCATTACCACCTACTCCACCCAAAACAATACCAACGAAATTGAAAACAACTTCCTCTACATCTAATACAACAACATCGCCTGCAACCTCATCCTCAGCCGCACGAAAAAAAGAGAGCGAACGACAGAAAGCTGCTCAAGATGTACAATTTATGctgaatattaaagaaaatagttttaataacaaGAAACAGAATTTGGATAATATGTCTTTAACAACTGAGACGCCCTATGCCGGGCATCAGATGGACCGCGAACATTTGGAGGAAATGGCTACTTTACGTAAAGAACTTGAAGCGATGAAAGCTCGTGCCGAGAAAGCTGAACGTGAAAAAAGTGATATACTATTAAGACGTTTGGCTTCCATGGAAACTGCTCCAAATCGAACGGCTGCCTCTGAAGCTATTATGCTGCAACAGAAAGTCAACGAACTTAAGGAACAACTCGAAAAGATAACGGAAGAGAAACGAAAACTCAACACTCGAATGAAAGAGCTTGAAAATAATCCAAAAAGTGCGGAGCATGAGCTGCGACGTAAGTTACAGGCTGCTGAACAAATCTGTGAGGAGTTGATGGAGGAAAACCAGGAAgcgaaaaaggaaattttaaacttGCAAGCGGAAATGGACGAACTCCAAGATACCTTCCGAGATGATGAGGTGAAAGCTAAGACAAGCTTGCAAAAGGATCTTGAAAAAACCACAAAGAATTGtcgaattttaagttttaaattaaagaaatgcgAACGGAAAATAGAGACATTAGAACAAGAACGTCAGAATAATGGTAACCTTGAACTTAATGCTAGAATTAAACAATTAGAGGATGAGTTGAGATTTTCACAGGAACTAACCAAAAAATTACAG GCTGAAGCTGAAGATTTACGCAATCCTGGAAAGAAGAAAGCTCCTATGTTAGGAGTCTTGGGTAAATCTACCTCTGCCGATGCCAGATTTACGAGAGAATCTCTCACTCGTGGTGGTTCACAAGAAGATCCTCAACAATTGCTTAGAGATTTACAGGACTCAGTTGAAAGAGAATCAGATCTTAAAGATCAACTTAAGTTTGCCGAAGAAGAA ataaataaacttaaaacacATGTAACTAAGTCCTTTATAAATAAAGGTATACAAACACAGGataattgtgaaattttaaaatttccaagaTCCACTCAGACAGACTCTGTAGAAGAAATTCCTCCGGTAGATATTGAGAACAATTTGGAAGAATGCGGAGTATTTTCGAACACTAATCTTAAGGAAGATAATATTGAAATGAACGATAAATGTGTGCAAACAGAGAGCTTCATTAAGCTGAGTGAGTCTTGTGATGAAAGTACACAAACATTGGATAGTATTGAATTGAAAAGTTCGCCTAAGAATAACGAGGATACCATTAATATGCCCGATATTTTTATGCGCTGTCATAAACGTGAAAATTCTCCATTTGCTGCTATTTTACCATCTGTGTCCAGCAGACCTTCTTCATCATCAGTTCTATTTCCTAGCTTAATATCGAATGCCCTTAAATCTGGTGCTGGGGCAG caCGTAAATTGAGTCCAACGCCTCATCGCTTAGCTCCAGAAGTACAAGCTGAACGTGATGAGGGCATATCCGATGAAGATGATCCGGCAGAGTTGCGCATTCTTTTGGAGCTTAATGAACAAGAGGCTTCCATACTCCGCCATAAGGTTGAAGAATTGGAAAAACAAAACTCCGAGTCTAAAAAACAAGTTCGAGAACTTCAGGATAAACTAACAACATCAGCGGATAAACGCAATACACTGGGATCATGGGGTAATAATGCTTCGGAGAAGAGACTGAAAGCCTTAAATGATGAACTGGAACAGCTAAGAAAGAATATTTCCGAAAAGGATAAACATATTGAAAGGTTACAAGCAGCGGCTGCTGCTCAAACTGGAGCCAACGCTAAACGCCAGATAGACATGGCTGAACAAGAAGCTACAGCTTTACGTTCCAAAGTTACTGCCCTAGAAGCAGAAAACGAACGTGTACAAAAGGAAGTTAAGCGTTTGCAATTACAAGCTTTACGTAAACAATCGTCAACTGAGAAGAATGGAAATACCGTGGAACTAGCAAAACTTAAAGAGAACCTTGCCAGCGTAGAGGAAGAACGAAATAATCTTCAAGACAAACTTAAACGTATTTTCCAAGAAGCTGAAGAAAAACTGCCACCGAGAACAATTGTACGTATAACTGATTTAACGCCGAAAAACCAACTAAAGAAATGGGTAGAAGAATTGGATGATGAAATAAGTGAAATGAGGGCTATTGTTGCAAAAACTGGAGCACATACTATTAAGAGTTTGGAAAGCGAGAAGAAAACCTTGGAAGAAGAACTTAGAGAATATAAAACTAAGCTCACACAAGCCGAAACAGATTTGC AAAAACTTAAGTCGACAAATACTCCCAAAGTACAAGATCTGGAAAAGCAGCTTAAAAAGACCGAGGAAGAATCGAAACAATTAAATTCCAAGATCAAGGAACTggaagataaaataaaaaaacaagataatTTG ATAAAGAAAACAGAAACCAGCAAATCGTCGTTGGAACagcaaataaaaactgaaaaggAAAAGCTTTCTAAATTAGAAAAGGATTACGAAAAAGAACGAAAAGAACGTGAAAAATTAGAAGGCAAACTAACACAAAAGGAAAGCGAACTTACGCAAGCACGCAAAGCAGCCGACAAAACCAAAACCAGTTTAGAAAATGAAATCAAGGAGCTTAAAACAAAATCATCTAAATCGGACACAAAACAGGTGCAAGAACTCAAAAAACAACTAGAGGAACTGCACGAAACCCTAGATCATGAAGCAAAACGTTACAATGAACTTAATGCTCAATGGGAGAAAATGTCCGAAGAGACAATATTGATGAGAGCTCAACTGTCCACCGAAAAAAATAATCTTCAAACTGAACTAAACAATGCCAAACAGAAAATAAGTGAATTAGAAACAATACGTGTCAATCGTTCTGAATTGGCTAAAAAGTTAAATGATGCTCAAAAGAAGATACAAGAGTTGGAAACAAAAACCCTTAAGAATGGACATTCAGAATATGAAAAGACAATGTTGCAAAATAAACTGGATGAAAAGATACAAGAGTATGAACGTCTTAGAAGGGAAAATGAAATGAATATCGATTTGGTGTTCCAACTGAGAAAGGATAACGATGAGTTAAATCGCAAATTAAGCGATTTCAATCGTATTGAACAAGCCCAATCGTCAATTAATGGTCATAGCGCCAGTttggaaaatgaaattaaatcattaaaaataaa aTTGGAAAACTCTGAAATGCAATTGAAATCCGAAGTGGCTTCAACACGTCTTCGTTATGAACAGCAAGTGAAAACATTAAGTGGAGAGTTGACCTCAATGCAT CGCCAATGTGAACGCTTTAAAAAGGATCGTGATGCCTTCAAGCAAATGTTGGAGTCAGCACAAAAGAAAATTGGAGATCTTAAAGCTAACAATGCTGGTAGACAAAGCAGGGGTTCAATGCATAGCAGTGATGAAGACGACAAGAGTAAGATTGCTTATTTGGAACAACAA ATTGGTTGTTTAGAAGATCAGCTAGTAGAGGCTCGTTTGGAAGCTAGCAAAGTTAAGACTGAATTGGTTTCGGAGCGCAGTGCAAATGAGATAAAAATATCTGAAATGCAATCAAAACTTAATGAATTCGAAGAAGAGAGAGTAATAGGCTCAGGTCGCACCAAAATTCCCGGCATGAAGACCAAACTAGAGCTATCCTGGCAAAAAGAACGTGAAGATCAACAAAGATTATTGCAAGAGACATCAACGCTGGCTAGAGACTTGCGTCAAACACTATTTGAAGTTGAGCGTGAACGTGATAAGGAACGTTTAGAGGCGAAGCGCCGACAAGATCAATTAAAACGTACCAATGAAGAGGAAATGGAAGAAGGACGCAGGAAAATTGCCGAGCTGCAATGTGATTTATTAGAGTTACGTGATGTGCACGCTAAACTGCGAACATCCAACGAGAAATTACGAAGAGAGCGTGAGCGTTATGAAAAGGAGTTGATTAAACGACGCATGGAGCAAGAAGGTGGTGATCGTAAACTTGGTGCTCTATTGCACACAGTTGATGAATTAGTAAAGATGGCACCAGATTTAATGGGTGGAAGGGTACCAGCTACACCTAACGATTTGAGGCCTGAACCTATTTCACCGAAAAGATCTCGTAGTCCATCTCCCTCTATGAATACATCACATATTGGTAGCGTTTTAGCGCGTTTAGCCGAGGCTTCTGAAGAATTGCGTAAATTCCAACGTATTAACGAAGAGGAGCATGAACGCAATCGTATGAGACGTGGTAATTTGCGTAGAGCTGCATCTCAAGAAAATGATCCACATGGTAGTCAAAGTTCTGTTGCAAGCGCAAGTGGATCTCATCGTAATGGTTCTAAATTATCACGATCCGGTCACAATGGCAGTTTAATAAGAAAGAGTTTATCTCTGGATCACTCTATACAGCAAGATCAG AATATTTGGCGGCAAGATGATGGAAGTATATCATCAATGCAATCTATTGATTCCGAATTAGGAGGCATGGTGCGTGATTCAAGCTATGATTCGCGTCTGGACTCACGATTGTCTGGCGGATCAACTCAAAGTGATATACCACGTGGTCCACGTAAGAAAAAGAAGGGCCTTATGGGAAAATTGAGAAGTCTTACCAAGAGTGGACGCAATTCCGAGAGTGAAATATCT attcaAGGATCTGACTCTGATATTAGTGTGGCCAGTGATATGAGGGCTAGTAAAAAGGATTTACGTGGCCGTTTATCGGGTATGTTCAAACGTTCAGGTTCAACATCACGCAGTGGCAGTACAGAACGAATGTCAAGTGAACAAAGACCCGTAGCTGTAGTCGTTGTTGGTGATGCAGATGGCCCTCAGCCCAGAGATCCGCCACCAGCAAATGCAATGACACCAAAACCAATTAGATCA atttcaaagcCACCTACACCCACAACACCAGTGACCAGGAGAAGAGTCGCTAAACAATAA